Proteins from one Desulfovibrio sp. Fe33 genomic window:
- the pyrF gene encoding orotidine-5'-phosphate decarboxylase, with protein MAELVVALDFRDADSALSMARALRGAAPWMKVGLELFTAEGPKVVSGLKELGFKVFLDLKFFDIPNTVQGAVRSAVRLGADMVNIHALGGERMARAAMEGCAEGVVHGQTPPLVLAVTMLTSMAAGDLPVENAPDPSEMALDLAVKAKQYGLNGVVCSGLEVERIKAACGSSFACLTPGIRPASAEAGDQRRVVTPERAVRSGSDFLVVGRPVTRAERPEEAARAIIEEMSRAR; from the coding sequence ATGGCTGAGCTTGTCGTCGCCCTGGATTTCAGGGATGCTGATTCGGCCCTGTCCATGGCCCGGGCCCTGCGGGGCGCAGCGCCATGGATGAAGGTCGGGCTGGAGTTGTTCACGGCCGAAGGCCCCAAGGTGGTCTCCGGCCTCAAGGAGTTGGGGTTCAAGGTCTTCCTCGATCTGAAGTTCTTCGACATCCCCAATACCGTTCAGGGGGCGGTGCGCTCGGCGGTTCGGCTGGGCGCGGACATGGTCAACATTCACGCCCTGGGCGGGGAGCGTATGGCCAGGGCGGCCATGGAGGGCTGCGCCGAGGGCGTGGTCCACGGACAGACGCCTCCCCTGGTCCTGGCCGTGACCATGCTGACCAGCATGGCGGCGGGCGACCTGCCCGTCGAGAACGCTCCCGACCCTTCCGAGATGGCCCTTGACCTGGCTGTGAAAGCCAAGCAATATGGGTTAAATGGAGTGGTCTGCTCCGGTTTGGAAGTGGAGCGGATCAAGGCGGCCTGCGGGAGTTCGTTCGCCTGCCTCACCCCCGGCATTCGCCCGGCTTCGGCCGAGGCCGGGGATCAGCGGCGGGTGGTCACTCCGGAGCGGGCAGTGCGCAGCGGGTCGGATTTCCTGGTGGTGGGCAGGCCCGTCACCAGGGCGGAGCGGCCCGAAGAAGCGGCTCGGGCTATCATCGAGGAGATGAGCCGGGCGCGATAG